Proteins from a single region of Flavobacterium sp. K5-23:
- a CDS encoding DoxX family protein, whose amino-acid sequence MKKLVQFNQNFGAKLSKLKDVPLLFLRLILSFGFSGPALTKIKDINSIATWFESLGMPMPLLNAYLATFTEFFGFIFLALGFATRIISVPLMIVMVVAIKTVHLEHGFYAGDHGFEIPLYYFLMLFTLFIYGPGKYSLDHLINNKMANKEA is encoded by the coding sequence ATGAAGAAATTAGTGCAATTCAATCAGAATTTTGGAGCCAAATTAAGTAAGCTTAAAGATGTTCCATTGCTTTTTTTACGACTTATTTTATCGTTTGGTTTTTCGGGTCCTGCCTTAACGAAAATCAAAGATATTAACAGTATAGCAACTTGGTTTGAAAGTTTGGGGATGCCTATGCCGTTACTGAATGCCTATTTGGCAACTTTTACGGAGTTTTTTGGATTCATCTTTCTGGCATTGGGTTTTGCCACGCGAATAATTTCGGTTCCATTAATGATAGTGATGGTTGTTGCAATCAAAACGGTGCATTTAGAGCATGGTTTTTATGCTGGCGACCACGGTTTTGAAATTCCATTGTACTACTTCTTGATGCTTTTTACATTGTTTATTTACGGTCCGGGGAAATATAGTTTGGATCATCTGATAAATAATAAAATGGCAAATAAAGAAGCTTAA
- a CDS encoding dihydrolipoamide acetyltransferase family protein yields the protein MARFELKLPKMGESVAEATITNWLKEVGDKIEADEAVLEIATDKVDSEVPSEVSGILIEQLFGKDDLVQVGQTIAIIETEGGDLVEVVKQDVAPTAVAEVAKTVDAAKDSVATPADFSNSDKFFSPLVKNIAKEEGVSISELELIVGTGKDERITKNDILEYVKNRGNQPVAAPVKTVEAPKAVQASAPVAQKAAPVSVSGGDEIVEMDRMRKLIAGYMVASVQTSAHVQSFIEVDVTNIVKWREKNKNAFEKREGEKLTYTPIFMEAVAKALKDYPGMNISVDGDYIIKKKNINLGMAASLPNGNLIVPVIKNADQLNLVGMAKAVNDLGGRAKAGKLKPDDTQGGTYTVTNVGTFGSVFGTPILNQPQVGILALGAIRKMPAVIETPEGDFIGIRQKMFLSHSYDHRVVDGALGGSFVKRVAEYLEAFDVNRDF from the coding sequence ATGGCAAGATTTGAATTAAAACTTCCAAAAATGGGAGAAAGCGTCGCAGAAGCAACCATTACAAATTGGTTAAAAGAAGTTGGAGACAAAATTGAAGCTGATGAGGCTGTACTTGAAATTGCAACTGACAAAGTTGACAGTGAAGTGCCTAGTGAAGTTTCAGGGATATTGATAGAGCAATTGTTTGGTAAAGATGATTTAGTTCAAGTAGGTCAAACTATCGCCATTATTGAAACTGAAGGAGGAGATTTAGTCGAAGTTGTAAAACAAGATGTTGCTCCAACAGCAGTTGCTGAAGTTGCAAAGACTGTTGATGCTGCCAAAGACAGCGTAGCAACTCCTGCAGACTTTTCAAACTCAGATAAGTTCTTTTCTCCATTAGTGAAAAACATCGCTAAAGAGGAAGGTGTTTCTATATCTGAATTAGAATTGATTGTTGGTACAGGAAAAGACGAAAGAATTACTAAAAACGACATATTAGAATACGTTAAAAATAGAGGGAATCAACCAGTTGCTGCTCCGGTAAAAACGGTTGAAGCTCCAAAAGCTGTACAGGCTTCGGCTCCAGTTGCTCAAAAAGCGGCTCCGGTTTCTGTAAGTGGTGGTGATGAAATTGTAGAAATGGACAGAATGCGTAAGTTGATTGCGGGTTATATGGTCGCTTCAGTACAAACTTCAGCTCACGTACAATCGTTCATCGAAGTAGATGTGACGAATATTGTAAAATGGAGAGAGAAAAATAAAAATGCTTTCGAAAAGAGAGAAGGAGAGAAGTTGACTTATACTCCAATTTTTATGGAAGCGGTTGCAAAAGCTTTGAAAGATTATCCAGGAATGAATATTTCTGTTGATGGAGATTATATCATCAAAAAGAAAAATATTAATTTAGGAATGGCTGCGTCATTACCAAATGGTAACTTAATTGTTCCTGTAATTAAAAATGCTGATCAATTGAACTTGGTAGGTATGGCAAAAGCGGTAAATGATTTAGGAGGCCGTGCTAAAGCAGGTAAACTAAAACCAGACGATACTCAAGGAGGAACTTATACAGTAACTAATGTAGGTACTTTTGGAAGTGTTTTTGGAACACCAATTTTGAACCAACCACAAGTAGGTATTTTAGCTCTTGGGGCCATTAGAAAAATGCCAGCAGTTATTGAAACTCCAGAAGGAGATTTCATAGGTATCCGTCAAAAAATGTTCTTATCTCACAGTTACGACCACCGTGTTGTAGATGGTGCATTAGGAGGAAGTTTCGTGAAACGCGTAGCGGAATACCTAGAAGCATTTGATGTGAATAGAGATTTTTAA
- a CDS encoding glycosyltransferase family 2 protein, with protein MQLSVIILNYNVRYFLELCVLSVQNALSTIEGEIIVVDNNSSDDSGEMMKIRFPNVKLIENAANLGFPKGNNIGVDQATGDYICILNPDTVVAEDTFEKLLAFAKTKQDLGIVGCKLIDGAGNFLPESKRGVPTPWVAFTKVMSLYKVFPKSEWFNKYYAQHLSENQTGKVDILVGAFMFMKRELYLEIGGFDENCFMYSDDIDLSYRVLQKEKANYYFHETTVIHYKGESTIKDGTYMRRFQDAMNFFYRKHFKVSVFFSVFMKIGILFFSFVKMFQGRQKIKKTPNSYLLLSNSVDLEKKLSLILQNKIVISDLKKEKMVNSSLQSSKKGTEIILDNNFLSFKESIDIIELLKNRGFTYKIVPKNACFLIGSDNSNERGELIKIE; from the coding sequence ATGCAACTCTCCGTCATCATTCTCAACTATAACGTCCGCTATTTTTTAGAGCTCTGTGTTTTAAGTGTGCAAAACGCTCTTTCAACTATTGAAGGAGAAATTATTGTTGTTGATAATAACTCTAGTGATGACAGCGGCGAAATGATGAAAATCCGTTTCCCTAATGTCAAGCTTATTGAGAATGCAGCCAATTTAGGTTTTCCAAAAGGGAATAATATTGGTGTAGACCAAGCTACAGGTGATTACATATGTATTCTAAATCCAGATACCGTCGTTGCCGAAGATACATTCGAGAAATTATTGGCTTTCGCCAAAACCAAACAAGATTTAGGAATTGTAGGTTGTAAACTTATTGATGGTGCCGGTAATTTTCTGCCTGAGAGCAAGCGCGGAGTACCAACACCTTGGGTAGCTTTTACCAAAGTTATGAGTTTGTATAAAGTATTCCCGAAATCGGAATGGTTTAACAAGTATTACGCCCAGCACTTATCCGAAAACCAAACCGGAAAAGTGGATATTCTCGTTGGTGCTTTTATGTTTATGAAACGGGAGCTTTACCTTGAAATAGGGGGTTTTGACGAAAACTGCTTTATGTATTCGGATGATATTGATTTATCTTATAGAGTGTTGCAAAAAGAAAAGGCCAACTATTATTTTCACGAAACTACCGTTATCCATTATAAAGGGGAAAGCACAATAAAAGACGGAACTTATATGAGGCGTTTTCAGGATGCCATGAATTTCTTTTACAGGAAACATTTTAAAGTGTCTGTATTCTTTTCTGTTTTTATGAAAATTGGAATTCTGTTTTTTTCTTTTGTCAAAATGTTTCAAGGCCGACAGAAAATAAAAAAAACTCCAAATTCATACTTGCTTCTTTCTAATTCAGTTGATTTAGAGAAAAAGTTGAGCTTGATTTTGCAAAATAAAATTGTGATTTCCGATTTAAAAAAAGAAAAAATGGTAAATTCGTCCTTGCAATCGAGTAAGAAAGGAACCGAAATTATTCTAGACAATAACTTTTTATCATTCAAAGAAAGTATCGATATTATAGAATTGTTAAAGAATAGGGGATTTACTTATAAGATTGTACCAAAAAACGCTTGTTTTTTAATAGGAAGTGACAATTCTAACGAAAGAGGCGAGTTGATAAAAATAGAGTGA